A window of the Streptomyces finlayi genome harbors these coding sequences:
- a CDS encoding bifunctional nuclease family protein, with the protein MNELDVVGVRVEMPSNQPIVLLREVGGDRFLPIWIGPGEATAIAFAQQGMAPARPLTHDLFKDVLEALGQELTEVRITDLREGVFYAELVFASGVEVSARPSDAIALALRTGTPIYGSDGVLDDAGIAIPDEQEDEVEKFREFLDQISPEDFDTNSQ; encoded by the coding sequence GTGAACGAGCTCGACGTTGTGGGTGTCCGGGTAGAAATGCCCTCCAATCAACCGATCGTGCTCCTGCGTGAAGTGGGAGGCGACCGGTTCCTCCCCATTTGGATCGGTCCCGGCGAGGCGACAGCGATCGCCTTCGCCCAGCAGGGCATGGCTCCTGCCAGGCCACTGACCCATGATCTCTTCAAGGATGTGCTCGAGGCCCTCGGCCAGGAGCTCACCGAGGTCCGCATCACGGACCTCCGGGAAGGGGTCTTCTACGCGGAGCTGGTCTTCGCGAGTGGGGTCGAGGTGAGCGCGCGGCCGTCCGACGCCATAGCGCTCGCCCTGCGTACCGGCACGCCGATCTACGGCAGTGACGGGGTGCTGGACGACGCGGGGATCGCCATCCCCGACGAGCAGGAGGACGAGGTGGAGAAGTTCCGCGAGTTCCTCGACCAGATCTCGCCGGAGGATTTCGATACCAACAGTCAGTGA